The DNA region GCCGCTATTCTTTATGTTGTTCCATTGTTTATCATTGCTATATTATCGTGCTTGATTATTAAAAAGCTCAACAGAACAAAGACAGCTCTTAGCAGTGATCAGCCGGCAGAACACCTGTCCGACACTTTCGGAAAGCGCCACCAGCGCGTCATGCGAATGTTAATCGTTATCGTAGTGCTGTTTATTGTGTGTTGGCTTCCGGTTCACGTAATACACATCTTGGTATACTTTTATGGAGAAATATACATGTCTCTGCCTCCATCTCTCCCACTATTCTTGTTTTGGGTCTCACATCTTAATAGTGCTCTAAATCCATGTGTGGTCATTCTGTTGAACGACTCATTTAGGAAATCTTTCTGGGTCATTTTTCACAGTCTGTGCAGAGGGAATCATATACCCTCTTCCAATATTAACAAGACCTGCAGGAATGGATGCTTACCACGCAGAAGGGCAAGGATGTACTCGGTTGTTCAGTGGAGCAAGAGGGATAACACGACGCCACTTACCGTTTTTGAGGTCAAACACGAATAGAATACTGTCAGTCAGGAACTTTATCACCTGAATGTATGGTTACCACTGAAATAAAAGCAACTCTCGAAATAGATAAAGTTATGAATCAAAATATATCAACGGAGATACAAATGGGTTAAATAtaggttaaatttaaaaaactctgTGAAAAAGCAAACAGTAAGTAGTACATTGGAGGGCAATGGAAATATTATTGATCACCCAGTTATCGTAGTTTCCACTAAATTTGTCAAGGGAGACGTGTGAATCGTAGCAACACAATTCGCTATTGATTTTCAACCAtaccactgaaaaaaatgacgGAAAAAAGACAACCAAACAACCCTACAAAACAATATCAGAGTTACACAATCTAGAAGAGAGTAGCTTTACCTCTCCTTTCGTTTTTCCACTTTAACTTTCGCATGGTCTTAGATAAAAGACGGCGATCAGAAATAAACCTCAAAGATAACATAGTTTGATATtaacaaacatgaaaattgTACCATATTTAAATATACATCTATTAACTCTAGCGTAGGAATTACTTTTCGATGCATTTTTACATAATCTGTAAAGTTCTTGTACCAGATAAAGGTATGAGTGTATTTATCTGTATAGTAACTGAGTAGTAAGGGACCTCATCAGCGATGAACAATCAATTCGCACTTGATAATCAGCTTGGTTTTATTTACAGTTTCAATCACCTATTCTATAACATGTTTCAATAGATAATACTCATGTTTTTTTGTGCCTGACTCCTtatgaaacagttttttttttaaatttacaatcaAGGTCCCTCGAGCATTTAACAATATATAATGAATCAGTATATGCTAATTAAACGGAAAAGTGTACAAATGCACTTATAGGTTACTGCTGTTAATTAGAAGCAAATCTGCTCATTCAATGTTCGAAAGAAAAAgcgaataaaaaattgaaatatgctTCCACTTTACCCTTATTCTAGTCAATTAGGGGCAATGCTGGTGCTGAGTCAAACTAGAGTATCACTCTCATGATACATGTCCTCCCTTGTGCTTCCTCGTTTACTTCCAAGAAGTGTAATGCGAGAAGCGGTAGCACTTCCGCTTATGGCCTCTGCTCTTATGGAAGACAAGCGATCACTTCCACTTGAAAAACGTCCACTGAGCCTGTGATAAATCTGATGCTTAAATCCTTCACGAAAAATCTCATTGAATATGAAATAAAGGCACGGGTTGATAGCAGTGTTGGCATGcgtcataaaaaaaaaggtaagaatCAACGAGGTCGGTAAACAACTGAAGGCTTCAAAGTTGAACGTCACCAGAAAGTGATTGACGTGCGCAGGAAGCCAACATAGGGCAAAAATTGTTACAATGGTGACCAACATAGAAATCACTTTGCGTTTCTGTATTTCGAttcgtttttggtttttgtcGATGTGCTCGCCAGGTGCCTTTCTTCTCCACATATGCAGCACAATCTTTGAATAGAGTACGGCCATGGCGAGGAGTGGAATGAGGTAGAACAGGACAAACCGGACAATCATTTCGTACATTGTTATTTTATGAGAAGCGAGAAGATCTTCCACCCATCTTGGAGCACATATGACTTGACCTGACTCATTGTAAAGCTTGTACTTGTAAATTTCACTGGCAAACACCAAGCCCGAAATGAGCCAAGTCAAGGTAATCGCCACTAGAGTCAGTTTTAGAGACAATGGCCTCTTCATCACGTGCACAATCGCCAGATAGCGGTCAAAGGTCATAACTGTCAACGTAAGGACAGATGAACCAATAGAAATAAAGGCCAGGAATGGCAGACACTTGCAGAGGATAACACCAAATCTTCCTGGAAACCACTTTGCACTTTCATATAAGTACACTAGGGACAATGGGATAGCAGTAATGACGTCTAGAATGTCAGCGGCTGCCATGTTGACAATTAACATATTGAAGGTCGTTTTGCATTTTGGGTGACAGTGAAtcacaaaaattatcattgaaTTTCCTACCAACGCCACAAGGAACACGATGAAATAGGCGATGGTCAAACCAACCTGAGTTGAAAATGTGGCCGGTTTCGGAACACAGTGTAACATCGAGTCACCAGACCCGTTAAGTCTAGTTTCTAAAAAGATAGGAAATGGATCAGTTAGAGAGTATTAATGGGCATCTTTTTTCAGTTACGTTTGTGGTGAACGACATGTACCGGGACAATGAAGAAATAGTTAAACCTATCTTAACTTCACTTGTTATACTAAAGAATAACGCGCGACTTTAGTCATAAGTCACCAAAGGTCGCAACGTCCTCTTGAAGATAACGAAAGCGGTTAATCTTTTCGCCGAGCCTAGCAAGCAAGTGAAGCATATTGTGAGTAAGGGAGAGtaataaattacaaaaaaatgagTTTCATTGAGTTTGTCCAAGGCCGCTTTCGAGGTCAGCAAAAAGAAGCTGCatttcaacaaaaatcaattagCAAAATATCACTTTCAACGTAACGTCAGAATTATGAGGCggcttttcttttcaaagggTGGCACTTCAATGGTCTTTATCTGAGCCTGTAAGCTAGTGTCTCGGTTTCTTTCTTTACAAAAGAGACATCCTGAGATCGATTATCACAGACTGACAGGTTGAATGAGATCTTATATTGTTCATTTGCTCTCAGCTGCGTAGCTTCGTCTTGATGAAAGTTTCTCTTTGTTAAGCTCTTAAGGGGCAATTCGAAATAGTAATCTACTCCgaactgtttttaaaacagttcttcCAAGTCTAACGACCGATCCAAAGAGGAGAGATTCCCACATGATATGCATTTATCAAAGGAGACGTCCACATTCTCAAAAACGAGCTATAAAGCTGTCTTATTGCACGATTCTGTTATATTTCCATTAAATACATACCAACAGAAATCTAATGAAAAACCCAAAATTTTACAAGAGATTGTAGTATAACCCCTTACATTTCGAACTCGATAAACACCTCATATGATTTTGCCTAGAAACAGAGATGCAATACATTTCACGCTCAATCCATTGCAACATCATTTTCTGTTAGTAAGTAATTCGGCGTTGTGATTCTCATTGcagcaaaactgaaaacaaaaaaaatttgcttcgTGTTCACAAAATAATATCTTCGGCCTACCGCTAACCCACAAAAAATTAATTCGATCCTAATTCTGCGGGAATGAAATTCATATCTGAAAGAGTGATATATTTATCGGCTGTTTAGATAAAAGATAAGGGATATCCACTTAAGTTGGTCTCTAGATGTGAAGGAGACAAACGTTCTGGAATACAACAACGGGAAAATCAACACGTAAGTGCTTACCAGTATAGTTGGTCGACATTGAGCGCTCGCttactttctttgaaaaagGAAGCTTTGCGTTTTGAAATGAAACACAAGGCAAATTGATTGGATTTTATATGCGTCGTAAACGTGATAAATGCTATCTTGGTACGTGTCACATTAAGTACTTAACTGTCAACAGCATCAGGATGCATCAGTGTTAGAAGTGTTTGGAAACAAAGGAGTAAAATAtcaaaaaagtaattatttcA from Pocillopora verrucosa isolate sample1 chromosome 1, ASM3666991v2, whole genome shotgun sequence includes:
- the LOC131769014 gene encoding substance-P receptor-like, producing MSTNYTETRLNGSGDSMLHCVPKPATFSTQVGLTIAYFIVFLVALVGNSMIIFVIHCHPKCKTTFNMLIVNMAAADILDVITAIPLSLVYLYESAKWFPGRFGVILCKCLPFLAFISIGSSVLTLTVMTFDRYLAIVHVMKRPLSLKLTLVAITLTWLISGLVFASEIYKYKLYNESGQVICAPRWVEDLLASHKITMYEMIVRFVLFYLIPLLAMAVLYSKIVLHMWRRKAPGEHIDKNQKRIEIQKRKVISMLVTIVTIFALCWLPAHVNHFLVTFNFEAFSCLPTSLILTFFFMTHANTAINPCLYFIFNEIFREGFKHQIYHRLSGRFSSGSDRLSSIRAEAISGSATASRITLLGSKRGSTREDMYHESDTLV